In one Halorubrum sp. CBA1229 genomic region, the following are encoded:
- a CDS encoding SRPBCC family protein, with product MTVRVSRTFEFDAPATDVWAFISDAEKRAGAISVVESFEVHDERRATWHVALPIPMIRSTISVETEEVERDPPNRVKFVGKSKAFRVTGEHTITETDGGCRLANEFVVDGRLPGVESFFERNFDAELDNLEDALRASLGPTA from the coding sequence ATGACCGTCCGAGTCTCCCGGACGTTCGAGTTCGACGCGCCCGCCACGGACGTGTGGGCGTTCATCTCGGACGCCGAGAAGCGCGCCGGAGCGATCAGCGTGGTCGAGTCCTTCGAGGTCCACGACGAACGGCGTGCGACCTGGCACGTCGCGCTCCCGATCCCGATGATCCGTTCGACGATCTCCGTCGAGACCGAGGAGGTCGAGCGCGACCCGCCGAACCGGGTGAAGTTCGTCGGCAAGTCGAAGGCGTTCCGCGTGACCGGCGAGCACACGATCACCGAGACCGACGGCGGCTGTCGGCTGGCCAACGAGTTCGTCGTCGACGGTCGGCTCCCGGGGGTCGAGTCGTTCTTCGAGCGCAACTTCGACGCGGAGCTCGACAACCTGGAGGACGCGCTCCGCGCCTCGCTGGGCCCGACGGCATGA
- a CDS encoding carbon-nitrogen family hydrolase: protein MRVACVQLGVEGGAVAANVEGAIERVRAAAADGADLVVLPELFDVGYFAFDSYARAAESLAGDRLSRFAAVAADADVNVLAGTVVEDLAASAADGVDVPAPEGLANAAVLFDRDGERRLVYRKHHLFGYGSEETDRMVPGERVPVVELEGVRVGVTTCYDLRFPEQFRDMVEAGVECVLVPSAWPYPRVEHWRTLGRARAIENLAYVAAVNGSGAFDGDALCGRTTVYDPWGTTLASAGEEPTTVTAEVDPERVAAVRDEFPALRDRR, encoded by the coding sequence ATGAGGGTCGCCTGCGTCCAGCTCGGCGTCGAGGGTGGCGCCGTCGCGGCCAACGTCGAGGGCGCGATCGAGCGGGTCCGAGCGGCCGCCGCCGACGGGGCGGACCTGGTGGTCCTCCCGGAGCTGTTCGACGTCGGCTACTTCGCGTTCGACTCGTACGCCCGGGCGGCGGAGAGCCTCGCCGGCGACCGGCTGTCGCGGTTCGCTGCGGTCGCCGCCGACGCCGACGTGAACGTCCTCGCAGGCACCGTCGTCGAGGACCTCGCGGCCTCCGCGGCGGACGGGGTCGACGTCCCGGCGCCGGAGGGGCTCGCGAACGCGGCGGTCCTCTTCGACCGCGATGGGGAGCGCCGGCTCGTCTACCGGAAGCACCACCTGTTCGGGTACGGCTCCGAGGAGACCGACCGGATGGTCCCCGGGGAGCGGGTCCCGGTCGTCGAGCTGGAGGGCGTGCGGGTCGGCGTCACGACGTGTTACGACCTCCGCTTCCCGGAGCAGTTCCGCGACATGGTCGAGGCCGGCGTCGAGTGCGTGCTCGTGCCGAGCGCGTGGCCGTACCCGCGCGTGGAGCACTGGCGGACGCTCGGTCGGGCACGGGCGATCGAGAACCTCGCGTACGTCGCCGCCGTCAACGGGAGCGGGGCGTTCGACGGCGACGCGCTCTGCGGCCGGACGACCGTCTACGACCCGTGGGGCACCACGCTCGCGTCCGCGGGCGAGGAGCCGACGACCGTGACCGCCGAGGTCGACCCGGAGCGGGTCGCGGCGGTGCGTGACGAGTTCCCCGCGCTGCGGGACCGACGTTGA
- a CDS encoding presenilin family intramembrane aspartyl protease PSH has product MFPREYRGVAFVVGLFLAVQLGALALVPEFAESGYQAVENPDDPTNSVVYVLAILVMTGVMLAAFKYNFDGAIRLLIVGTSAWLSWYVFSALVSPLAAAVPAAAVGVGLLVYPEWYVIDTAGVLMGAGAAGLFGISFGLLPALILLAFLAVYDAISVYGTEHMLSLAEGVMDLNIPVVLVIPLSLSYSLLGADGEEADDGGGDGDDESDEAADADEDGDVDVSDPTPIEERDAFFIGLGDAVIPAVLVASAATFSPAAGLAVPLVGVNLPALLAMVGSLAGLLVLMSWVIKGRPHAGLPLLNGGAIGGYLIGSVVAGVPLADAMGLAAFL; this is encoded by the coding sequence ATGTTCCCCCGCGAGTACCGCGGCGTCGCCTTCGTCGTCGGCCTGTTCCTCGCCGTCCAGCTCGGTGCGCTGGCGCTGGTCCCCGAGTTCGCCGAGAGCGGGTATCAGGCGGTCGAGAACCCGGACGACCCGACGAACAGCGTCGTGTACGTCCTCGCAATCTTAGTCATGACGGGCGTGATGCTCGCGGCGTTTAAGTACAACTTCGACGGCGCGATCCGGCTCCTCATCGTCGGAACCTCCGCGTGGCTCTCCTGGTACGTCTTCTCCGCGCTGGTGTCGCCGCTGGCGGCGGCCGTGCCGGCGGCCGCGGTGGGCGTCGGGCTGCTCGTCTACCCCGAGTGGTACGTCATCGACACGGCTGGGGTGTTGATGGGGGCCGGCGCGGCCGGGCTGTTCGGCATCTCCTTCGGGCTGCTCCCCGCGCTGATCCTGCTCGCGTTCCTCGCCGTCTACGACGCGATCTCCGTCTACGGCACCGAGCACATGCTGTCGCTCGCGGAGGGCGTGATGGACCTGAACATCCCCGTCGTCCTCGTGATCCCGCTGTCGCTGTCGTACTCGCTGCTGGGCGCCGACGGGGAGGAGGCGGACGACGGAGGCGGCGACGGGGACGACGAAAGCGACGAGGCTGCCGACGCCGACGAAGACGGGGATGTCGACGTCTCGGACCCCACGCCCATCGAGGAGCGCGACGCGTTCTTCATCGGGCTCGGCGACGCCGTGATCCCGGCCGTGCTGGTCGCGAGCGCGGCGACGTTCTCCCCCGCGGCCGGGCTCGCGGTCCCGCTCGTCGGCGTCAACCTCCCCGCGCTGCTCGCGATGGTCGGGAGCCTCGCGGGGCTCCTCGTGCTGATGAGCTGGGTGATAAAGGGCCGACCGCACGCCGGGCTCCCGCTGTTGAACGGCGGCGCCATCGGTGGCTACCTGATCGGCTCCGTCGTCGCCGGCGTCCCGCTCGCGGACGCGATGGGGCTCGCCGCGTTCCTCTGA
- a CDS encoding VOC family protein, giving the protein MSDPTPHHVGVTVSDLDRAVDFYTETFDLTVAAEFAVGGEAFADAVAVDGAAADFAHLVAGGEGAETIVELVAYEPEGEPTEDPALNRPGAIHLGLSVDDVEAFYRGLDDGVETLSEPRTTESGTTILFVVDPDGNLIEVLDA; this is encoded by the coding sequence GTGTCCGATCCGACTCCCCACCACGTCGGCGTCACCGTCTCCGACCTCGACCGCGCCGTCGATTTTTATACCGAGACGTTCGACCTCACCGTCGCCGCCGAGTTCGCCGTGGGCGGCGAGGCGTTCGCGGACGCCGTCGCCGTCGACGGCGCGGCCGCCGACTTCGCGCACCTCGTCGCCGGCGGGGAGGGCGCCGAGACGATCGTGGAGCTCGTCGCGTACGAACCCGAGGGCGAACCGACGGAAGACCCGGCGCTGAACCGTCCGGGAGCGATTCACCTCGGGCTCTCCGTCGACGACGTGGAGGCGTTCTACCGCGGTCTCGACGACGGCGTGGAGACGCTCAGCGAGCCGCGAACGACCGAGAGCGGCACCACGATCCTGTTCGTCGTCGACCCCGACGGTAACCTGATCGAAGTGCTGGACGCCTGA
- the metG gene encoding methionine--tRNA ligase, with translation MSHEDFPTDDPAVVTCGLPYANGDLHIGHLRTYVGGDVYSRALERLGQETAFVSGSDMHGTPVAVNAEQEGVSPEDFALDWHERYAETFPKFNVEFDNYGHTHDETNTAVTQELVRDLADGGHVYEKEIMVAYDPVDDQYLPDRYVEGTCPYCGAHARGDECDEGCQRHLEPGEVEDPESTITGNPAEYRERTHKFFEVSAFSEYLSGFLDRLEGTSNARNQPREWIEQGLQDWCITRDMDWGIDYPGGEATPSPREGGEAAGHDLVLYVWVDAPIEYISSTKQYSERVGADAFDWEAAWLEGASDAHPEGGEIVHVIGRDIIQHHTIFWPAMLEATGHAEPRAVMASGFVTLGGKGFSTSRDRAVWADEYLDEGFHPDPLRYYLATNGGFQQDVDFSWEKFRDRVNTELVGTVGNFLYRSLLFAHRNYDDAPIADATSDEVESRIEEAIADVEAAVNDYSVRALGDAVTDLARFGNEYIQRSEPWNLVDEDPDEAAQVIHDCVAIAKAIAVLFEPIAPEKCERLWAQLGESGSVHEVTVDAAREGPAGDLAEPTELFEQIEDERVEALNEKLESRVAEAEAAAEGETGDADADGDSGGEADGETTDDTPDTTDDTDMTDIEPLSDDRIGFDDFQELDIRIGRIEKAEGIEGADDLLKLRVDLGAETRTIVAGLKQLHDVDDLPGTKVVVLANMEKAELFGVESNGMVLAAGDEADLLTTYEDAGPGTKVK, from the coding sequence ATGAGCCACGAGGACTTCCCCACCGACGACCCGGCGGTGGTGACCTGTGGACTGCCGTACGCCAACGGCGACCTCCACATCGGCCACCTGCGCACCTACGTCGGCGGCGACGTGTACAGCCGCGCGCTCGAACGACTCGGGCAGGAGACCGCGTTCGTCTCCGGCTCGGACATGCACGGGACGCCGGTCGCGGTCAACGCCGAGCAGGAGGGCGTCTCCCCCGAGGACTTCGCGCTCGACTGGCACGAGCGGTACGCCGAGACGTTCCCGAAGTTCAACGTCGAGTTCGACAACTACGGCCACACCCACGACGAGACGAACACCGCGGTCACCCAGGAGCTCGTCCGCGACTTAGCGGACGGCGGCCACGTCTACGAGAAGGAGATCATGGTCGCGTACGACCCGGTCGACGACCAGTACCTCCCCGACCGCTACGTCGAGGGCACCTGCCCGTACTGCGGCGCGCACGCCCGCGGCGACGAGTGCGACGAGGGATGCCAGCGCCACCTCGAGCCCGGCGAGGTCGAGGATCCCGAGTCGACGATCACCGGCAACCCAGCCGAGTACCGCGAGCGCACCCACAAGTTCTTCGAGGTCTCGGCGTTCTCGGAGTACCTCTCCGGCTTCCTCGACCGGCTGGAGGGCACCTCGAACGCCCGGAACCAGCCCCGCGAGTGGATCGAGCAGGGGCTCCAAGACTGGTGTATCACCCGCGACATGGACTGGGGGATCGACTACCCCGGCGGCGAGGCGACTCCGTCGCCTCGGGAAGGCGGCGAAGCCGCCGGCCACGACCTCGTCTTATACGTCTGGGTCGACGCCCCGATCGAGTACATCTCCTCGACGAAGCAGTACTCCGAGCGCGTCGGCGCGGACGCCTTCGACTGGGAGGCGGCCTGGTTGGAGGGCGCCAGCGACGCCCATCCCGAGGGCGGCGAGATCGTCCACGTGATCGGCCGCGATATCATCCAGCACCACACGATCTTCTGGCCCGCGATGCTGGAGGCGACGGGCCACGCCGAGCCGCGCGCGGTGATGGCGAGCGGGTTCGTCACTCTCGGCGGGAAGGGCTTTTCCACCAGCCGCGACCGCGCCGTCTGGGCCGACGAGTACCTCGACGAGGGGTTCCACCCCGACCCGCTGCGCTACTACCTCGCCACCAACGGCGGCTTCCAGCAGGACGTCGACTTCTCGTGGGAGAAGTTCCGCGACCGCGTCAACACCGAGCTGGTGGGCACGGTCGGCAACTTCCTCTACCGCTCCCTGCTGTTCGCCCACCGCAACTACGACGACGCGCCTATTGCGGACGCGACGAGCGACGAGGTCGAATCGCGCATCGAGGAGGCGATCGCCGACGTCGAGGCCGCGGTCAACGACTACTCCGTGCGCGCGCTTGGCGACGCCGTCACCGACCTCGCGCGGTTCGGCAACGAGTACATCCAGCGCAGCGAGCCGTGGAACCTCGTCGACGAGGACCCGGACGAGGCCGCGCAGGTCATCCACGACTGCGTCGCGATCGCGAAGGCGATCGCCGTCCTCTTCGAGCCCATCGCCCCCGAGAAGTGCGAGCGCCTGTGGGCCCAGCTCGGCGAGAGTGGCTCCGTCCACGAGGTCACCGTCGACGCGGCCCGCGAAGGACCCGCCGGCGACCTCGCGGAGCCGACCGAGCTGTTCGAGCAGATCGAAGACGAGCGCGTCGAGGCGCTCAACGAGAAGCTGGAGTCGCGGGTCGCCGAGGCGGAGGCGGCCGCGGAAGGCGAGACCGGTGACGCCGACGCCGACGGCGACAGCGGCGGAGAAGCGGACGGCGAAACCACGGACGACACCCCCGACACCACCGACGACACCGACATGACCGACATCGAACCCCTCAGCGACGACCGCATCGGCTTCGACGACTTCCAGGAACTGGACATCCGGATCGGCCGGATCGAGAAGGCCGAGGGGATCGAGGGCGCCGACGACCTCCTGAAGCTCCGGGTCGACCTCGGCGCGGAGACCCGAACGATCGTCGCGGGACTGAAGCAGCTTCACGACGTCGACGACCTGCCCGGAACGAAGGTCGTCGTGCTCGCCAACATGGAGAAGGCGGAGCTGTTCGGCGTGGAGTCGAACGGGATGGTGCTCGCCGCGGGCGACGAGGCCGACCTCCTCACCACCTACGAGGACGCCGGCCCGGGCACGAAAGTCAAGTAA
- a CDS encoding pyridoxamine 5'-phosphate oxidase family protein, protein MTGPDAVRMEDDERDEFLGRSGTGVLSLSTAGDDPPHSVPVSYGYDPVEEAFYFRLAVGQESGKANPTDRGITFVTYGERDGRWRSVVASGRLTATTDESLSTESLAGLERTEQIPIVDVFGEPTSRVEFEFYRLDPDRLTGRVERSMDP, encoded by the coding sequence ATGACGGGTCCCGACGCGGTTCGGATGGAGGACGACGAGCGCGACGAGTTCCTCGGGCGGTCGGGGACGGGAGTGCTCTCGCTGTCGACGGCCGGCGACGACCCCCCGCACTCGGTCCCGGTGTCGTACGGGTACGACCCGGTCGAGGAGGCGTTTTACTTCCGTCTCGCCGTCGGACAAGAGAGCGGAAAGGCGAATCCCACCGATCGCGGAATCACGTTCGTCACCTACGGCGAGCGCGACGGGCGGTGGCGGAGCGTGGTTGCGAGCGGGCGGTTGACGGCGACGACCGACGAGTCGCTGTCAACCGAGTCGCTCGCCGGGCTCGAACGGACGGAGCAGATCCCGATAGTCGACGTGTTCGGCGAGCCGACGAGCCGAGTGGAGTTCGAGTTTTACCGGCTCGACCCGGACCGGCTCACCGGCCGCGTCGAGCGGTCGATGGACCCCTGA
- a CDS encoding thiamine-phosphate synthase family protein, with translation MRFIEEVVVDEFLPTVRSMLAEDLRDRGFTQREVADALGISQSAVSKYAHGDVARHERIVADDRVRDLVDRVGAGLAAGDLSPVAALVEIEVLIRRLEEGDLLADLHEEAMPALADADVEFSVHDPDSGLRERERVLGSVRRGLRTLTNASGFAALIPNVGANVAECLDDARTIDDVAAVPGRLVDVKGQAMVPGEPEFGVSEHVATVLLVAREAGSTARGAVNVRYEPDTVAALAESHPTVEFDAERSTEEAVADAVAGADPDDTLVLYQTGAVGIEPIVYVLAPTASEAAAIVREIV, from the coding sequence GTGAGGTTCATCGAGGAGGTCGTCGTCGACGAGTTCCTCCCCACGGTCCGCTCGATGCTGGCGGAGGACCTGCGCGACCGCGGCTTCACCCAGCGGGAGGTCGCCGACGCCCTGGGCATCTCGCAGTCGGCCGTCTCGAAGTACGCCCACGGCGACGTGGCGCGCCACGAGCGGATCGTCGCCGACGACCGCGTCCGCGACTTGGTCGACCGGGTTGGCGCGGGCCTCGCCGCCGGCGACCTGAGCCCGGTCGCCGCGCTCGTCGAGATCGAGGTGCTGATCCGGCGGTTAGAGGAGGGCGACCTCCTCGCGGACCTCCACGAGGAGGCGATGCCGGCGCTCGCCGACGCCGACGTGGAGTTCTCGGTCCACGACCCGGACAGCGGGCTCCGCGAGCGCGAGCGCGTCCTCGGCTCGGTGCGGCGCGGGCTCCGTACCCTGACGAACGCCTCCGGCTTCGCCGCGCTCATCCCGAACGTCGGTGCCAACGTCGCCGAGTGCCTCGACGACGCGCGGACGATCGACGACGTGGCGGCCGTCCCCGGTCGCCTCGTCGACGTGAAGGGGCAGGCGATGGTCCCCGGCGAGCCCGAGTTCGGCGTAAGCGAACACGTCGCGACGGTGCTGCTCGTGGCCCGGGAGGCGGGGTCGACCGCCCGCGGCGCCGTGAACGTCCGATACGAGCCCGACACCGTCGCGGCGCTCGCCGAGTCGCACCCGACCGTCGAGTTCGACGCCGAGCGGTCGACCGAGGAGGCGGTCGCCGACGCGGTCGCGGGCGCCGATCCGGACGACACGCTCGTCCTCTACCAGACCGGCGCGGTCGGCATCGAACCGATCGTGTACGTCCTCGCGCCGACGGCGTCGGAGGCGGCCGCGATCGTCCGCGAGATCGTGTAG
- the dcd gene encoding dCTP deaminase: MILSDADILDRLADGDLVVEPLDDIDQQVQPASVDLRLGERFLEFQRTNIPCIHPTEADEVGEYVTETTVSEGDEFILHPGDFVLGTTTERVEIPDDLVAHVEGRSSLGRLAIVVHATAGLCDPGYKGQITLELSNLGTAPVALSPGMRVSQLTFTELKSPADRPYGAERGSKYQEQDGPQASKIGDDPEFAGEADASSDAGDPPAEDRP, from the coding sequence ATGATCCTGTCGGACGCGGACATCCTCGACCGGCTCGCGGACGGGGACCTCGTGGTCGAGCCCTTGGACGACATCGACCAGCAGGTCCAGCCCGCGAGCGTCGACCTGCGGCTCGGCGAGCGCTTCCTGGAGTTCCAGCGCACCAACATCCCCTGCATCCACCCGACCGAGGCCGACGAGGTCGGCGAGTACGTGACGGAGACGACCGTCTCGGAGGGCGACGAGTTCATCCTCCACCCCGGCGACTTCGTGCTCGGGACGACGACCGAGCGCGTCGAGATTCCGGACGACCTCGTCGCGCACGTCGAGGGGCGCTCGTCGCTCGGGCGGCTCGCGATCGTCGTGCACGCTACCGCCGGCTTGTGCGACCCCGGGTATAAGGGCCAAATCACGCTCGAGCTGTCGAACCTCGGCACCGCGCCCGTCGCGCTCTCGCCGGGGATGCGCGTCTCCCAGCTCACGTTCACGGAACTGAAGTCGCCCGCCGACCGCCCGTACGGCGCGGAGCGCGGCTCGAAGTATCAGGAACAAGACGGCCCGCAGGCGTCCAAGATCGGCGACGACCCGGAGTTCGCGGGGGAGGCGGACGCGTCGAGTGATGCGGGCGACCCCCCCGCGGAGGACCGCCCGTGA
- a CDS encoding Yip1 family protein has protein sequence MPSPLAALSAAVGSLLDRSRRHFETSRSRSGAVAVGLVLLVTLATVGGIVGLGAAFDATIDREVTVDNPDRPSETTCESFGDDSLIGEQCDRPERIDVDVGEELRRATGDYVAYGLFGVPIWWGIFALALHGGARLAGGDGSVGDSFVIAAWALVPEILRLATGLAAVWYALSTATVGGETIRAIANEIVAAIGTMQVPLIVASALVIAVQWVIVVGGLEAAHDLDRGTAGAVAGAFAVLGFLLAAV, from the coding sequence ATGCCCTCCCCGCTCGCCGCGCTCTCCGCAGCCGTCGGGTCGCTCCTCGACCGCTCCCGCCGCCACTTCGAGACGTCGCGCTCGCGGTCCGGCGCGGTCGCGGTCGGGCTCGTCCTCCTCGTCACTCTGGCGACGGTCGGCGGGATCGTCGGGCTCGGCGCGGCCTTCGACGCGACGATCGACCGCGAGGTCACCGTCGACAACCCCGACCGACCGTCCGAGACGACCTGCGAGTCGTTCGGCGACGACTCGCTCATCGGCGAGCAGTGCGACCGGCCGGAGCGGATCGACGTCGACGTCGGCGAGGAGCTTCGTCGCGCGACCGGCGACTACGTCGCGTACGGCCTGTTCGGCGTGCCGATCTGGTGGGGGATCTTCGCGCTCGCGCTCCACGGCGGCGCGCGCCTCGCCGGCGGGGACGGCTCCGTGGGCGACTCGTTCGTGATCGCGGCGTGGGCGCTCGTCCCGGAGATCCTCCGGCTGGCGACCGGGCTCGCCGCGGTCTGGTACGCGCTCTCGACGGCGACGGTCGGCGGCGAGACGATCCGGGCGATCGCGAACGAGATCGTCGCGGCGATCGGGACGATGCAGGTCCCCCTGATCGTCGCCTCGGCGCTCGTGATCGCGGTCCAGTGGGTGATCGTGGTGGGCGGCCTGGAAGCGGCCCACGACCTCGATCGCGGGACGGCGGGGGCGGTCGCCGGCGCGTTCGCCGTGCTCGGGTTCCTGCTCGCGGCGGTGTGA
- a CDS encoding NfeD family protein, with protein sequence MDLLFGFGSLLQSGLIGPDTLPLLLLTAGLLLSMAEALAPGANFIVVGIALIGAGLGGLLLASLGVAGAGLTLIMALLTLAFGAAAFYGYHEFDLYGGKGQQQTSDSDSLKGKTGTVTETVTTSGGEVKLTGGGFNPNYSARSIEGTIEEGEEVMVVDPGGGNVVTVESMGYVEDDIDRELAADRARKEAAEAAEAAEAPDGDDSETETGGEREADPETETERE encoded by the coding sequence ATGGATCTGCTCTTCGGGTTCGGGTCGCTCCTCCAGTCCGGGCTGATCGGGCCGGACACGCTGCCGCTCCTGCTGTTGACGGCCGGTCTGCTGCTTTCGATGGCGGAGGCGCTCGCCCCGGGCGCGAACTTCATCGTCGTCGGCATCGCGCTGATCGGCGCGGGGCTCGGCGGGCTCCTGCTGGCGTCGCTCGGCGTCGCGGGGGCGGGTCTCACGCTGATCATGGCCCTCCTGACGCTCGCCTTCGGCGCGGCCGCCTTCTACGGCTACCACGAGTTCGACCTCTACGGCGGGAAGGGCCAACAGCAGACCAGCGACAGCGACTCGTTAAAAGGGAAGACCGGCACCGTCACCGAGACGGTGACGACCTCGGGCGGCGAGGTGAAACTCACCGGCGGCGGGTTCAACCCCAACTACTCCGCGCGTTCGATCGAGGGCACGATCGAAGAGGGCGAGGAGGTGATGGTCGTCGACCCCGGCGGCGGCAACGTCGTCACCGTGGAGTCGATGGGGTACGTCGAGGACGATATCGACCGGGAACTCGCGGCGGACCGCGCTCGGAAGGAGGCCGCGGAGGCCGCAGAGGCCGCCGAGGCGCCTGACGGTGACGACTCCGAGACGGAGACCGGCGGGGAACGCGAGGCCGACCCCGAGACTGAGACCGAACGCGAGTGA
- the pyk gene encoding pyruvate kinase yields the protein MRNAKIVCTIGPASDDRDTIRALADAGMSVVRLNASHGTTAHREKVIERARAVDDAIDDPLAVMVDLKGPEVRTAELEDPISLATGSEVTFVEGDDATPERVGLTHSIAAAGPGDTVLLDDGRIECRVERVDGEEVVATVVSGGKLSSRKGVNLPGVAIDVDLITPEDEAELDLAVRANADFVAASFVRDADDVYEIADELEQRGGDDIPVVAKIERAGAVENLDGIVDAADGVMVARGDLGVECPLEDVPVVQKRIIRKCVNAGVPVITATEMLDSMVHSRRPTRAEASDVANAVLDGTDAVMLSGETAIGDDPVNVVETMDRIVREIESSDEYAETREQRVPAAAEGSRTEALARSARYLARDIGASTVVAVSESGFTARKTAMFRPGVPVVATTPDDRVRRQLALSWGVRPVLTEYAHDMETILDNAVDAALDTGGASSGDTLVVLSGMLTEFEGTNTTNTLKVHVAAETLVTGKATVAGRVAAPVYRTDDGDLDEIPAGSIVALGPDFEGEFSGDLDVLAGIVDAHEGMTGYPAVVAREIGVPMVSDATLPEGVADGDVITLDGERGVVYDGDVIAATRKR from the coding sequence ATGCGCAACGCCAAGATCGTCTGTACGATCGGTCCCGCCTCGGACGACCGGGACACGATCCGCGCCCTCGCCGACGCGGGGATGTCCGTCGTCCGGCTGAACGCCAGCCACGGGACGACCGCCCACCGCGAGAAGGTCATCGAGCGGGCCCGCGCGGTCGACGACGCCATCGACGACCCGCTCGCGGTGATGGTCGACCTGAAGGGCCCGGAGGTCCGCACCGCCGAGCTCGAGGACCCGATCTCGCTCGCGACGGGCTCCGAGGTGACGTTCGTCGAGGGCGACGACGCCACCCCCGAACGCGTGGGGCTCACCCACTCCATCGCGGCCGCCGGCCCGGGCGACACGGTCCTCCTCGACGACGGGCGGATCGAGTGTCGCGTCGAGCGGGTCGACGGCGAGGAGGTCGTCGCCACGGTCGTCTCCGGCGGGAAGCTCAGCTCCCGAAAGGGCGTCAACCTCCCGGGGGTCGCCATCGACGTCGACCTGATCACGCCGGAAGACGAGGCCGAGCTCGACCTGGCCGTCCGGGCGAACGCGGACTTCGTCGCGGCCTCCTTCGTGCGCGACGCCGACGACGTCTACGAGATCGCCGACGAGTTGGAGCAGCGCGGCGGCGACGACATCCCCGTCGTCGCGAAGATCGAGCGGGCCGGGGCGGTCGAGAACCTCGACGGCATCGTCGACGCCGCCGACGGCGTGATGGTCGCGCGCGGCGACCTCGGCGTGGAGTGCCCGCTGGAGGACGTCCCCGTCGTTCAAAAGCGGATCATCCGGAAATGCGTCAACGCGGGCGTCCCCGTCATCACCGCGACGGAGATGCTCGACTCGATGGTCCACTCGCGCCGCCCCACCCGCGCCGAGGCCTCCGACGTCGCCAACGCCGTCCTCGACGGCACCGACGCGGTGATGCTCTCCGGCGAGACCGCGATCGGCGACGACCCCGTCAACGTCGTGGAGACGATGGACCGCATCGTCCGCGAGATCGAGTCCAGCGACGAGTACGCGGAGACGCGCGAGCAGCGCGTCCCGGCCGCCGCCGAGGGCTCCCGGACCGAGGCGCTGGCGCGCTCGGCGCGCTACCTCGCCCGCGACATCGGCGCGTCGACCGTCGTCGCGGTGTCCGAGTCCGGCTTCACGGCTCGCAAGACCGCGATGTTCCGGCCGGGCGTCCCCGTGGTCGCGACGACGCCGGACGACCGGGTCCGGCGGCAGCTCGCGCTCTCGTGGGGGGTCCGCCCCGTCCTGACGGAGTACGCCCACGACATGGAGACGATCCTCGACAACGCGGTCGACGCCGCGCTCGACACCGGCGGCGCCTCCTCCGGGGACACGCTGGTCGTGCTCTCCGGCATGCTGACGGAGTTCGAGGGGACGAACACAACGAACACGCTGAAGGTCCACGTCGCGGCCGAGACGCTCGTGACGGGGAAGGCGACCGTCGCGGGCCGCGTCGCGGCGCCCGTCTATCGGACCGACGACGGCGACTTAGACGAGATCCCCGCGGGGTCGATCGTCGCGCTCGGTCCCGACTTCGAGGGCGAGTTCTCGGGCGACCTCGACGTGCTCGCCGGCATCGTCGACGCCCACGAGGGGATGACCGGCTACCCCGCGGTCGTCGCCCGCGAGATCGGCGTCCCGATGGTCTCCGACGCGACGCTCCCCGAGGGCGTCGCCGACGGCGACGTGATCACGCTCGACGGCGAGCGCGGCGTCGTCTACGACGGCGACGTGATCGCGGCGACGCGCAAGCGGTAA
- a CDS encoding metal-dependent hydrolase: protein MYWRGHVGIALFAYAPVAGAVRLAGEPELTVLGAAVAVAFSTLPHLDHRLPVAHRGPTHTVAFAVVGGAFVALAAAVASLAGGGLALAAATPAGTALPPWTPVFAGGVAALALCSHVAGDAITPMGIRPFRPFSGWHLTLDLTPAANPSANRLFLGIGVAAIALSVGLTP from the coding sequence ATGTACTGGCGGGGCCACGTCGGGATCGCCCTGTTCGCGTACGCGCCGGTCGCAGGCGCGGTCCGCCTCGCCGGCGAGCCCGAGCTGACGGTCCTCGGCGCGGCGGTCGCCGTCGCGTTCTCGACGCTTCCCCACCTCGACCACCGGCTGCCGGTTGCGCACCGCGGCCCGACGCACACGGTCGCGTTCGCGGTCGTGGGAGGTGCGTTCGTCGCGCTCGCGGCCGCGGTCGCCTCCCTCGCGGGCGGTGGGCTCGCCCTCGCCGCGGCCACCCCGGCCGGCACCGCCCTCCCGCCGTGGACCCCGGTCTTCGCCGGCGGCGTCGCGGCCCTCGCCCTCTGCTCGCACGTCGCCGGCGACGCGATCACGCCGATGGGGATCCGACCGTTTCGCCCCTTCTCGGGGTGGCACCTCACGCTCGACCTGACGCCGGCGGCGAACCCCAGCGCGAACCGGCTGTTCCTCGGGATCGGTGTCGCCGCGATCGCGCTCTCGGTCGGGCTCACCCCCTGA